The Candidatus Scalindua japonica genome has a window encoding:
- a CDS encoding YbaB/EbfC family nucleoid-associated protein → MKGMGNMGNMMKQMQKQAANMQKQMESIQADLKERVIETSSGGGMVTVHVNGKQELLSIKIDKEVVDPDDVQMLEDLILAAVSQGMKKSQEMYQEEMGKMTGGLNIPGMPNMF, encoded by the coding sequence ATGAAGGGTATGGGTAACATGGGCAACATGATGAAGCAAATGCAAAAACAGGCTGCGAATATGCAGAAACAGATGGAATCTATTCAGGCCGACCTTAAAGAGCGTGTTATAGAAACCAGTTCCGGCGGTGGGATGGTAACCGTGCATGTTAATGGAAAACAAGAGCTTCTATCTATAAAGATTGATAAGGAAGTTGTCGATCCGGATGATGTCCAGATGTTGGAAGATCTTATACTAGCGGCAGTATCACAGGGCATGAAAAAGTCTCAGGAAATGTATCAAGAGGAGATGGGAAAGATGACGGGTGGTCTGAATATACCGGGAATGCCAAATATGTTTTAA
- the tadA gene encoding tRNA adenosine(34) deaminase TadA, with protein sequence MLTEYRSHEFYMRQAITEANKALEKDEVPVGVVIVHGNSIIAKAHNQREMLLDPTAHAEMIAITQASASLQNWRLSDTTVYVTLEPCAMCAGALVQARVKNLVYGAKDKKQGACESTVNLVNDPRFNHRVNVISGVLEDECSLLLKRFFLEKRRGD encoded by the coding sequence ATGTTAACTGAATACCGTTCGCATGAGTTTTATATGCGGCAGGCAATCACTGAAGCAAATAAGGCATTGGAAAAAGATGAGGTCCCTGTAGGAGTTGTAATCGTTCATGGCAATAGCATAATTGCAAAAGCGCATAATCAACGCGAGATGTTATTAGACCCCACAGCCCATGCTGAAATGATTGCAATCACACAGGCATCTGCATCTCTTCAAAACTGGAGGCTAAGCGATACTACCGTGTATGTGACTCTGGAACCATGCGCAATGTGTGCGGGGGCGTTAGTCCAGGCCCGGGTTAAAAACCTGGTATACGGAGCGAAAGATAAAAAACAGGGCGCTTGTGAGTCAACCGTAAATCTGGTTAATGATCCTCGTTTTAATCACCGCGTGAACGTTATCTCGGGGGTTTTAGAGGATGAGTGCAGTCTGCTTTTGAAACGGTTCTTTCTGGAAAAACGCAGAGGTGATTGA
- the recR gene encoding recombination mediator RecR, producing MKTYPQSMLNLMRELGRMPGIGQKSAERIAHYILRLPHDEVMQLAVAKRNVKQNVSYCSICCNIGESDPCHICADHGRDKTKICVVEQPKDLIAIEKAGFYEGTYHVLFGHIDPLENVAPEDINIDKLVNRARENNIQKVIIATNPNMEGDVTAMYIHERLEPLGIKVTQLARGMPSGSYLEYANSAVIADAIHGRKLIQKD from the coding sequence ATGAAAACGTATCCTCAATCTATGTTGAATCTCATGAGAGAGCTGGGCAGGATGCCAGGTATAGGTCAGAAAAGCGCTGAAAGAATAGCGCACTACATTCTCAGGCTACCTCATGATGAGGTGATGCAATTAGCTGTTGCGAAACGGAATGTTAAGCAAAATGTAAGTTACTGTTCGATTTGTTGTAATATTGGAGAGAGCGACCCTTGTCACATCTGCGCTGACCACGGGCGTGACAAAACAAAGATATGTGTAGTGGAACAACCAAAAGACCTTATTGCGATTGAAAAAGCGGGCTTCTATGAAGGAACTTATCACGTTTTGTTTGGGCATATCGATCCTCTGGAAAATGTTGCTCCGGAAGATATTAATATTGATAAATTAGTAAATAGAGCCAGGGAGAATAATATTCAAAAAGTGATCATTGCCACAAATCCGAATATGGAAGGTGATGTCACTGCCATGTACATTCATGAGCGTTTAGAGCCTTTAGGAATAAAAGTAACACAACTGGCGAGAGGCATGCCCTCGGGAAGTTATCTGGAGTATGCGAACTCCGCGGTTATTGCCGATGCGATTCATGGTAGAAAATTAATACAAAAGGATTAA
- the rpoN gene encoding RNA polymerase factor sigma-54 codes for MRIDTVLSPQLRQQMKLAPQVIQSIEILQLPMLALVEHVQQELMENPVLEEVADEEKDEQKTDEQKTLDEELTEGKNQEEAQEDEEFKRLGEMADDWGDYFSQTNIKRSDAVDERDRKQEALENTAAGSMSLQDYLLGQLSIMELDDTFMAICENIIYSINDIGYLAYPLEEIVEPIEMPVSIEQANKALEIIQGMEPLGVGARNLKECLLLQLDERDPDYIIAKELISNHLEDVETKKYKLIAKKLGYNLELIKKVIEFIKTLNPKPGSLFGNERIPYVTPEVKVDCVDGKYEVTLVGDHNLPRIYISSFYKDVLVGKGYDINTRRYIRKKIESARWLIDAIEQRKGTLYKVAAKIVEMQTQFFEEGTLALRTLKMQDVADAVGIHVSTVSRAIAHKYVQTPKGIFELKYFFTGGFMNADGNMESWEATRQKLLKIVEEEDKSSPLSDEEIAAKLREMGGDIARRTVTKYRRSMKIPSSRKRKEC; via the coding sequence ATGAGAATAGATACAGTATTATCGCCGCAACTTCGACAACAGATGAAACTGGCACCCCAGGTGATCCAGTCCATTGAGATACTTCAGCTTCCTATGCTGGCTTTAGTAGAACATGTTCAGCAAGAGTTGATGGAGAATCCCGTTTTAGAAGAAGTTGCTGACGAAGAAAAAGATGAACAGAAAACAGATGAGCAAAAAACGCTTGATGAAGAGCTTACAGAAGGTAAAAATCAGGAAGAAGCGCAGGAGGATGAAGAGTTTAAAAGGCTTGGAGAAATGGCAGATGATTGGGGAGACTACTTTTCTCAAACAAATATAAAAAGAAGTGATGCTGTCGATGAACGAGACCGTAAACAGGAAGCGCTGGAAAATACAGCCGCAGGATCAATGTCGCTCCAGGATTATCTTCTTGGCCAGTTGTCGATTATGGAGTTAGATGATACGTTTATGGCAATCTGTGAAAACATAATTTATAGCATCAATGATATTGGATATCTGGCTTATCCTCTGGAAGAAATTGTTGAGCCAATAGAAATGCCCGTAAGTATTGAACAGGCAAATAAAGCGCTGGAAATCATACAAGGCATGGAGCCTCTTGGCGTTGGTGCAAGGAACTTGAAAGAGTGTCTTCTGCTACAACTGGATGAACGGGACCCTGATTACATTATTGCTAAAGAATTAATTTCAAATCACCTTGAAGACGTTGAAACAAAGAAATATAAGCTTATAGCAAAAAAGCTGGGTTATAATCTTGAGCTGATCAAAAAGGTAATAGAGTTTATTAAGACACTGAATCCCAAACCCGGTTCTCTTTTTGGCAATGAACGGATTCCTTATGTAACGCCGGAAGTCAAAGTGGATTGTGTGGACGGAAAATATGAGGTCACACTCGTAGGAGACCATAATCTACCGCGCATTTATATAAGCTCGTTTTATAAAGACGTACTTGTTGGTAAAGGTTATGATATAAACACAAGGCGTTATATTCGCAAAAAAATCGAATCTGCCAGATGGCTTATAGATGCTATTGAACAGAGAAAAGGAACACTGTACAAAGTGGCAGCCAAGATAGTAGAAATGCAGACACAGTTTTTTGAAGAGGGGACCCTCGCTCTTCGAACTTTAAAGATGCAGGATGTTGCTGATGCGGTGGGAATCCATGTATCAACAGTAAGCCGAGCCATAGCTCATAAATATGTTCAAACTCCTAAAGGAATTTTTGAGTTGAAATATTTTTTTACTGGTGGGTTTATGAATGCTGATGGTAACATGGAATCGTGGGAAGCGACAAGGCAAAAACTGTTAAAAATTGTTGAAGAAGAAGACAAATCAAGCCCATTAAGCGATGAGGAGATTGCTGCCAAATTAAGAGAAATGGGTGGCGATATCGCACGCAGAACGGTAACTAAATATAGAAGAAGTATGAAAATTCCTTCATCAAGAAAAAGAAAAGAGTGTTGA
- the dnaX gene encoding DNA polymerase III subunit gamma/tau, translating into MSYIVLSRRYRPKSFHEVVGQKHVVTTLVNAIRTDRVAHAYLFAGPRGVGKTSMARILSKALNCQKGTTYNPCNECSTCNSITNGNDIDVLEIDGASNRGIDEIRNIRQNVGYAPAASRYKIYIIDEVHMLTKEAFNAILKTLEEPPEHVKFIFATTSPGRVPDTVQSRCQRFDFKNISIPDISDRLAQICKTENIAAEEEVLQSIAKYARGGLRDSESILDQLASFCHEKITLRDVYDIFGVVSEEKLSSLVNSFIEKNPELSIEVFHKILESGKDIEGFIDQLLLYIRDLLLISVCKEEPNAIETVSGDLNLLQTQSSSLSPETLMYMFQVISEAKTKTRDLLQQKVYLEVLFVKLATMEELSPLSSVLDKIEGMKKMFEGNVEETDKVMVINKADVTVPVTPEIQVKSEISIPVKTQIQETPSHNNVVLDKQVSPDISFTETWNKAMIELQKKKKTTWALLQNARALHIVDSEAIVEVPKNYLIHKERLEKPEEKRIIDDCLEKVIGKKIHVKFIVSKNGFKAVDNKKRGHGVVQEGKSNKLDDVKNEPMVRKAVEFFDGSIVNIKEEKG; encoded by the coding sequence ATGTCATATATAGTTCTATCGAGAAGATATCGACCAAAATCGTTCCATGAAGTTGTCGGCCAAAAACATGTAGTTACTACATTGGTAAACGCCATTCGTACAGACCGTGTCGCGCATGCTTACCTGTTTGCCGGCCCAAGAGGGGTTGGTAAAACATCTATGGCAAGAATACTTTCCAAAGCCCTGAATTGTCAAAAAGGAACTACCTATAACCCTTGCAATGAATGCTCTACATGTAACAGCATTACAAACGGGAATGATATTGATGTTCTGGAAATAGATGGCGCATCCAACCGTGGCATAGATGAAATAAGAAATATCAGGCAAAATGTGGGGTATGCCCCCGCTGCGTCAAGGTATAAAATTTATATTATTGATGAAGTGCACATGTTGACGAAGGAAGCGTTTAATGCAATCTTGAAAACGCTGGAGGAGCCGCCTGAACATGTAAAATTTATCTTTGCCACCACTTCACCAGGCCGTGTGCCTGATACCGTTCAGTCGCGCTGCCAGAGGTTCGATTTCAAGAATATCTCTATACCTGATATCAGTGACAGGCTTGCACAGATTTGTAAAACAGAGAATATTGCCGCAGAGGAAGAGGTGCTCCAGTCCATTGCAAAATATGCCAGGGGAGGTTTGAGGGACTCCGAATCAATCCTGGACCAACTTGCCTCCTTTTGTCATGAAAAAATAACATTAAGAGATGTTTACGATATTTTTGGTGTTGTCAGTGAAGAGAAACTTTCAAGTTTGGTTAACAGCTTTATTGAAAAAAATCCTGAATTATCTATCGAGGTATTTCATAAAATCCTGGAAAGCGGTAAAGATATAGAAGGATTTATTGACCAACTGCTTCTTTATATTCGTGATTTACTCCTTATTTCTGTTTGCAAAGAGGAACCTAATGCTATAGAAACGGTATCAGGTGATCTTAATCTGTTACAAACGCAATCCTCATCACTTTCACCTGAAACATTAATGTATATGTTTCAGGTGATTTCCGAAGCTAAAACAAAAACCAGAGATTTACTTCAACAGAAGGTTTATCTGGAAGTTTTATTTGTAAAGCTTGCGACGATGGAAGAGTTAAGTCCGCTAAGCTCTGTTTTAGACAAAATAGAAGGAATGAAAAAGATGTTTGAGGGTAACGTAGAGGAGACAGACAAGGTAATGGTCATAAACAAAGCTGATGTTACAGTACCGGTTACACCTGAGATACAAGTAAAATCGGAGATATCGATACCAGTAAAGACGCAAATACAAGAAACGCCATCTCATAATAATGTAGTGTTAGATAAACAGGTAAGTCCTGATATCAGTTTTACTGAGACCTGGAATAAGGCAATGATTGAACTACAGAAAAAAAAGAAAACAACCTGGGCCCTGTTACAGAATGCAAGAGCATTACACATAGTTGATAGCGAAGCGATTGTAGAAGTCCCTAAGAATTATCTTATTCACAAAGAAAGGCTTGAAAAACCTGAAGAAAAGCGGATAATTGATGACTGCCTGGAAAAGGTAATCGGTAAGAAGATTCATGTAAAGTTCATAGTTTCAAAAAATGGCTTTAAGGCCGTTGATAATAAGAAGAGAGGACATGGAGTGGTGCAGGAAGGAAAAAGCAACAAATTAGATGATGTAAAAAATGAGCCTATGGTGAGAAAAGCAGTCGAGTTTTTTGACGGGTCAATTGTTAATATAAAGGAGGAAAAGGGATGA
- a CDS encoding amidohydrolase family protein has protein sequence MSHNFDLIIKNGTLVDGTGNARRIADIGVRGDKIVYIGKIIDYHDSEFIDATGCIVAPGFIDIHSHSDFFWLVSPESESKIYDGVTTEICGNCGISAFPLKGQLLENKKKDSANSIWILIGKLLRNFLKEQTTRRVL, from the coding sequence ATGTCACACAATTTTGATCTAATAATAAAGAACGGTACTCTTGTAGATGGGACAGGAAATGCCAGGAGAATTGCAGATATCGGGGTTCGTGGTGATAAAATAGTTTATATAGGCAAAATTATTGACTATCATGATTCCGAATTTATTGATGCTACCGGTTGTATTGTCGCACCGGGGTTTATTGACATCCATTCACACAGTGACTTTTTCTGGTTAGTCAGCCCGGAAAGTGAAAGTAAAATCTATGATGGTGTTACCACAGAGATTTGTGGAAACTGCGGTATATCTGCATTTCCGTTAAAAGGCCAACTGCTTGAAAACAAAAAAAAGGATTCAGCAAATTCGATCTGGATATTAATTGGCAAACTGCTGAGGAATTTTTTAAAAGAGCAAACGACACGAAGAGTTCTATAA
- the nifS gene encoding cysteine desulfurase NifS, whose product MKLVYADNNATTRVDDEVLEEMLPYFKEYYGNPSSIHTFGRQVAGKMDQARERVATILGADTSEIVFTSCGTESNNYAIHCSLEAHPDKKHVITTKVEHPAVLNVCKYFGKNGYEVTELDVDKGGMLDLDELRDSIKDNTAIVSIMHANNETGVIFPIEEIGKIVKEKGALFHCDAVQAIGKIPINLKHSYIDLLSMSGHKLHAPKGVGVLFIRKGVRIDPLIIGGHQEDNRRSGTENVPYIIGLGKACELAEGYVKAEQTEVRCLRDKLEKGIKDQLTHVVINGENSDRLPNTSSVSFEYVEGEATLLLLDMAGIATSSGSACTTGSAEPSHVLQAMGVPPVTSRGTIRFSLSKYNTEEDVDYILEKLVPIIKRLQSLSPLFEDSQ is encoded by the coding sequence ATGAAGTTAGTTTACGCTGATAATAATGCGACAACACGAGTTGATGATGAAGTTTTGGAAGAGATGCTGCCTTACTTTAAGGAATATTATGGCAACCCATCAAGTATACATACTTTCGGAAGACAGGTTGCAGGCAAAATGGACCAGGCCAGAGAAAGAGTAGCGACCATCCTGGGTGCAGATACATCTGAAATCGTATTTACAAGTTGCGGCACGGAGAGTAATAATTATGCCATACATTGTTCGCTGGAAGCGCATCCTGACAAAAAGCACGTTATCACAACCAAGGTTGAACATCCGGCAGTGTTGAATGTGTGTAAATATTTTGGTAAGAACGGTTACGAAGTAACCGAGCTTGATGTTGATAAGGGCGGAATGCTTGATCTGGATGAGTTAAGGGATTCCATAAAGGACAACACGGCAATTGTTTCTATCATGCATGCAAATAATGAGACAGGCGTAATATTTCCGATAGAAGAAATCGGTAAAATAGTCAAAGAAAAAGGGGCGCTTTTTCACTGTGACGCGGTCCAGGCAATTGGTAAGATCCCCATAAACCTTAAACACAGCTATATAGACCTCCTGTCAATGTCGGGACATAAGCTTCATGCACCGAAAGGTGTTGGTGTTCTGTTCATACGAAAAGGGGTGAGAATAGATCCTTTAATTATAGGCGGACATCAGGAAGATAATAGAAGGAGCGGGACAGAAAATGTTCCCTATATTATCGGGCTGGGCAAGGCCTGTGAATTAGCTGAAGGATATGTAAAAGCAGAGCAGACTGAAGTAAGGTGTCTAAGAGACAAACTGGAAAAAGGCATCAAAGATCAGCTTACTCATGTGGTAATAAATGGAGAAAACAGTGATCGTCTACCCAATACGAGTAGCGTAAGCTTCGAATATGTAGAAGGGGAGGCGACTCTGCTTCTACTTGATATGGCAGGCATCGCGACTTCTTCAGGCTCCGCATGTACAACCGGTTCGGCAGAACCATCTCACGTCCTGCAGGCAATGGGAGTACCCCCTGTTACCAGCAGGGGGACAATCAGGTTTAGCCTGAGTAAATACAACACGGAAGAAGATGTTGATTATATACTGGAAAAACTGGTACCGATAATCAAAAGGCTACAAAGCCTCTCGCCTCTTTTTGAAGACTCTCAATAA
- a CDS encoding carbon-nitrogen hydrolase family protein, with protein MAKSENELGRKFIVAAIQFCSNENKAGNLKLAGKFIDNAVKNGADVVVLPEMFNCCGHTKVMVENAENIPGDTINALSDRAEKHGIFIVCGSIFEKVGKNKVHNTSVIVGRNGNIVAKYSKVHLFDVDIQEKIRYKESENVVAGKKIVTANMGNVKVGMSICYDLRFCELYRSLALNGAQIIFIPSAFTSTTGEYHWDPLVKARAIENQSFVVAANQIGTSPNNITCYGNSMIVDPWGRVLAKARDKENVIIAEIDLDLLEEVRTEIPLFEHRRTDLY; from the coding sequence GAAGTTAGCAGGAAAGTTTATCGATAATGCAGTTAAGAATGGCGCTGATGTTGTGGTCTTACCTGAGATGTTTAACTGCTGCGGCCATACAAAGGTTATGGTAGAAAACGCGGAAAATATACCGGGCGATACAATTAATGCTTTATCTGATAGAGCGGAAAAGCATGGAATTTTTATAGTATGCGGAAGCATATTTGAAAAGGTTGGAAAGAACAAGGTCCATAACACATCTGTAATAGTAGGACGAAATGGTAACATAGTGGCAAAGTATTCTAAGGTCCACCTTTTTGATGTTGATATACAAGAGAAGATAAGATATAAAGAATCGGAGAATGTGGTAGCAGGTAAAAAAATAGTTACTGCCAATATGGGAAACGTGAAAGTCGGTATGAGTATTTGTTACGACTTACGTTTCTGCGAGCTTTACAGGTCTCTGGCGTTAAACGGAGCACAGATTATTTTTATCCCTTCTGCATTTACCTCAACTACCGGAGAATATCACTGGGACCCCCTGGTTAAGGCTCGTGCCATTGAAAATCAGTCTTTTGTTGTAGCAGCAAATCAGATAGGAACCAGCCCCAATAATATAACATGCTATGGGAACAGCATGATTGTTGATCCGTGGGGAAGGGTCCTTGCAAAAGCCAGGGATAAAGAAAATGTGATTATTGCGGAAATCGATTTAGATTTATTGGAAGAGGTAAGAACAGAAATACCTTTATTTGAACACAGACGTACTGATTTATATTAG
- a CDS encoding DegQ family serine endoprotease, whose protein sequence is MYRKRWNIRKYFLSLIVPLFVLSFISGYAGSARAVTGPGELEQSLMHVAEDVKLSVVSITTVKVFKHSSMGGYHGDQYGRGRGHGNGRDRRGGPFDDFFDKFVPKAPPKGEFKSQSLGSGVIVKIDGDKGYILTNNHVVADTDELKVKLSDKREFDAEIVGTDEQTDLAVIKIEGKNLLAAKLGDSENLRQGQWAIAIGNPFGLTHTVSVGVVSAIGRSGVGIANYENFIQTDAAINPGNSGGPLLNIDGEIIGINTAIFTRSGGYQGIGFAIPVNMAKAVLRDLIDKGKVTRGWLGVAIQNMDASLAEQFGVEATEGVLISDVQDDSPAKKAGFERGDIVIGYDNKEISDVNHLRNIVAQTQVGTKVKIKVLRKEKEKILTVKIGEQPSDLFASGKTSIGNDLGISVQALTEELAKSFEFEGETGVVVTAVEPGSPASLADVKEGDLIKEVNRQKINNLDEFKDALKRTAKGKDILFLLRRGMHTRFVIIKSK, encoded by the coding sequence GTGTATAGGAAAAGATGGAACATAAGAAAGTATTTTTTGTCCCTTATAGTCCCACTGTTTGTTTTATCATTTATCTCTGGATATGCAGGTAGCGCCAGGGCGGTAACAGGTCCGGGAGAATTAGAACAGTCTTTAATGCATGTTGCGGAAGATGTCAAACTGTCCGTTGTTTCTATCACAACGGTAAAAGTTTTTAAACATTCCTCTATGGGGGGATATCATGGTGATCAATATGGACGAGGACGTGGCCATGGTAATGGGCGTGATAGAAGGGGAGGTCCTTTCGATGATTTTTTTGACAAATTTGTACCAAAAGCCCCTCCTAAGGGAGAGTTTAAATCACAGAGCCTCGGTTCCGGTGTAATAGTAAAAATTGATGGTGATAAAGGATACATCCTTACCAACAACCATGTAGTTGCTGATACTGACGAATTAAAGGTCAAGCTTAGCGACAAGAGAGAGTTTGACGCGGAAATTGTAGGCACAGACGAACAGACAGATTTAGCGGTAATAAAAATTGAAGGAAAGAACCTGTTAGCGGCAAAGTTAGGAGACTCTGAAAACCTGAGGCAAGGGCAGTGGGCAATTGCAATTGGCAATCCCTTTGGCCTTACTCATACGGTATCCGTTGGTGTTGTGAGTGCAATAGGCAGATCAGGTGTTGGTATCGCAAATTATGAGAATTTTATTCAAACTGACGCAGCTATTAATCCCGGAAACAGTGGGGGCCCATTACTGAATATTGATGGAGAGATTATAGGGATTAATACCGCAATTTTCACTCGTTCAGGCGGTTACCAGGGAATAGGATTTGCCATTCCTGTAAACATGGCAAAAGCCGTACTCAGAGACCTGATTGATAAAGGAAAAGTCACTCGAGGCTGGTTAGGCGTCGCCATTCAGAATATGGACGCATCGCTTGCAGAACAATTCGGTGTAGAGGCAACAGAAGGAGTATTGATAAGCGACGTGCAGGACGATTCCCCTGCCAAGAAAGCAGGCTTTGAAAGAGGCGATATTGTAATCGGATATGATAATAAAGAAATAAGTGATGTTAATCATTTGCGTAACATAGTCGCTCAAACTCAGGTTGGTACAAAGGTTAAAATTAAAGTCTTGAGAAAAGAAAAGGAAAAGATTTTGACTGTGAAAATCGGTGAACAGCCTTCAGATCTGTTTGCGTCAGGTAAAACATCTATTGGTAATGACTTGGGTATATCAGTACAAGCCTTGACCGAAGAGTTGGCTAAAAGCTTCGAATTTGAGGGTGAAACCGGTGTTGTCGTTACTGCTGTAGAGCCAGGTAGCCCTGCTTCTCTAGCTGATGTTAAAGAGGGCGACTTAATAAAGGAAGTTAATCGACAAAAAATTAATAATTTAGATGAATTTAAAGATGCATTGAAACGTACTGCTAAAGGGAAAGACATTCTATTTTTATTAAGAAGAGGAATGCATACACGTTTTGTGATAATTAAGAGTAAGTAG
- a CDS encoding N-acyl-D-amino-acid deacylase family protein produces the protein MGYEDREPDSSELAKMKQELRDALESGAFGMSSGLVYPPGCYAKTDELIILCKIVREHNGIYATHMRDEGNELETALNETINISKESGVKTQISHIKTWGQKNWWKIDKIENLLKNARAEDIKITCDRYPYTAAATDLDIILPDWVYEGGASKEKTRLEDPLCRERIIKEMEQEGVSEEFWGTIMISSVFNKEQRHYEGKTIAEISNVLKIPSIEFVLDLLYQEDCRVGVIFFNMSEENLARILKWDFVMAGSDSSLRSLKGILNYGKPHPRGYGTFSRIIRKYVNETSILSIEEAIYKMTGLPSQTLGLKYRGLLKEGFFADITIFDQRTISEQATFAIPHNYSTGIKHVLVNGKLTVKNGQHKNIMNGAVLKS, from the coding sequence TTGGGATATGAAGATCGTGAACCGGATAGTAGTGAACTTGCTAAAATGAAACAGGAGCTAAGGGATGCATTGGAATCAGGTGCTTTTGGTATGTCAAGCGGATTGGTTTATCCTCCGGGATGTTACGCAAAAACCGACGAATTAATTATACTATGCAAAATAGTCAGAGAACATAATGGCATATATGCTACCCATATGAGGGATGAAGGCAATGAACTGGAAACTGCATTAAACGAAACGATAAATATATCTAAAGAGAGCGGAGTAAAGACCCAGATTTCTCACATTAAGACATGGGGACAGAAAAACTGGTGGAAGATTGATAAAATTGAAAATCTGCTAAAAAACGCCAGAGCTGAAGACATAAAAATCACCTGTGATCGATACCCATATACGGCGGCGGCAACAGATTTAGATATCATTTTGCCTGATTGGGTATATGAGGGAGGCGCCTCCAAAGAGAAAACAAGGCTGGAAGATCCTCTGTGTAGAGAACGTATTATCAAAGAAATGGAACAAGAGGGGGTAAGTGAGGAGTTTTGGGGAACCATAATGATTTCATCAGTGTTTAATAAAGAACAAAGGCATTATGAAGGAAAAACTATTGCTGAAATCTCAAACGTATTGAAAATACCTTCTATAGAATTTGTTCTCGACCTTTTATATCAAGAAGATTGTAGGGTTGGTGTTATATTCTTTAATATGTCAGAAGAAAATCTTGCCAGGATATTAAAATGGGATTTTGTTATGGCAGGTTCCGACAGCTCTCTTCGATCTTTAAAAGGGATATTAAATTATGGGAAGCCACATCCAAGGGGTTACGGTACTTTTTCCAGAATAATAAGAAAATATGTTAATGAAACATCTATTCTTTCTATAGAAGAGGCGATATATAAAATGACCGGACTCCCCTCTCAAACACTGGGGCTTAAATATAGAGGGCTTTTAAAGGAGGGATTCTTTGCGGATATAACAATTTTTGACCAGAGGACAATCTCAGAACAGGCAACGTTTGCTATCCCGCATAATTACTCAACGGGTATCAAGCATGTCTTGGTAAACGGTAAATTAACTGTTAAAAACGGACAGCACAAGAACATTATGAATGGTGCAGTTCTCAAGAGTTAG